In a genomic window of Pseudomonas mohnii:
- a CDS encoding sigma-70 family RNA polymerase sigma factor: MSETLPANNDHHLRAIEALYSGHHGWLYATLRKKLGNAMDAADLAQDTFTRILASQVTVIEQPRAYLSCVAKGILVNWYQRKALERAYLDALSHLPAPEVPSPESRFMVLETLHEIDAMLDALPPLVKRAFLLSQISGLKYDDIASQLGVSLITVKRYMKQAFVQCLLLVE, translated from the coding sequence ATGAGCGAAACCCTTCCCGCGAATAACGACCATCACCTGCGCGCGATCGAAGCCCTGTACAGCGGCCATCACGGCTGGCTGTACGCGACGCTGAGAAAAAAACTGGGTAACGCCATGGACGCGGCGGATCTCGCGCAGGACACCTTCACCCGTATCCTCGCCTCCCAGGTCACCGTCATCGAACAGCCCCGCGCCTACCTGAGCTGCGTGGCCAAGGGCATTCTGGTCAACTGGTATCAACGCAAGGCCCTGGAACGCGCCTACCTGGATGCCCTCTCTCACTTGCCTGCGCCAGAAGTGCCTTCGCCGGAGTCGCGCTTCATGGTTCTGGAGACCCTGCACGAAATCGACGCGATGCTCGACGCGCTGCCGCCACTGGTCAAACGTGCGTTTCTGCTCTCGCAGATCAGCGGCCTGAAGTATGACGACATTGCCTCGCAACTGGGCGTCTCGCTGATCACCGTCAAACGCTACATGAAGCAAGCCTTCGTGCAATGCCTGTTGCTGGTGGAATGA
- a CDS encoding FecR domain-containing protein: protein MLTRRNAPPPDQQALEEAADWLIRLSEGELSDSERAEWDCWKASTPERGRAWARAQLLQSKLGGLPPSLAMSALDRPNSPERRAALGKLAMILAILPVGWASWKLAESRQWSADYRTAVGQRRELTLADGSKITLNTDTAIDVLFDANQRHIHLREGEILVQTAPDNSPSPRPFLVSTRQGRLQALGTRFTVRELQSRTRLAVLEGAVKVDLAEDRKGTPLIIGAGQRTDFSSSTFGQVSVADRSAGDWTQGMLMADKMRLADFVDELTRYHRGVVRLDPAIADLRISGAYPISDTQRTLNMLAHTYPIHVSGHLNGFWVMLSPT from the coding sequence ATGCTCACACGTCGCAACGCGCCGCCCCCCGATCAACAGGCCCTGGAAGAAGCGGCCGACTGGCTGATCCGCTTGAGTGAGGGCGAACTGAGTGACAGTGAACGCGCCGAATGGGACTGCTGGAAAGCCAGCACCCCCGAGCGCGGCCGGGCCTGGGCGCGAGCGCAGTTGTTGCAGAGTAAACTCGGCGGGCTGCCACCGTCGCTGGCGATGTCGGCGCTTGACCGCCCAAACAGCCCGGAACGCCGTGCGGCGCTGGGCAAACTGGCCATGATCCTGGCGATCCTGCCGGTTGGCTGGGCCAGCTGGAAGCTCGCAGAGTCCCGACAATGGTCGGCCGACTATCGCACCGCTGTCGGCCAGCGACGCGAACTGACCCTGGCCGACGGTTCGAAAATCACCCTGAACACCGACACTGCCATCGACGTGCTGTTCGACGCCAACCAACGCCATATACACCTGCGCGAAGGCGAAATACTGGTGCAGACCGCGCCGGACAATTCACCGTCACCCCGGCCGTTCCTGGTCAGCACCCGCCAGGGCCGCCTGCAAGCGTTGGGCACGCGCTTTACCGTTCGCGAACTGCAATCACGCACTCGCCTTGCCGTCCTGGAAGGCGCTGTGAAGGTGGATCTGGCAGAAGATCGCAAGGGAACACCGCTGATCATCGGTGCCGGGCAACGCACCGATTTTTCTTCCAGCACCTTCGGCCAGGTCAGCGTCGCCGACCGCTCCGCCGGCGACTGGACGCAAGGCATGTTGATGGCGGACAAGATGCGCCTGGCTGACTTCGTCGACGAGTTGACGCGCTATCACCGTGGTGTTGTGCGCCTCGACCCGGCCATTGCCGATCTGCGCATTTCCGGTGCCTACCCCATCAGCGACACCCAGCGCACCTTGAACATGCTGGCGCACACCTACCCGATCCATGTCAGCGGCCATTTGAATGGCTTCTGGGTCATGCTTTCCCCCACTTGA
- a CDS encoding TonB-dependent receptor: MPAARLLRPDRQFKPVIRSTLLSLVLIGVVCPFALAVVPVQLDSVAVRAYDIPSGPLGATLSSVAVEAGIALSFEPSLTEGLTSPALIGHFTAQDAVTRLLDGSGLDMVLHSDGSYTLVQRRVTLDETAVIGTDQRADALPQVYVGGQVASGSRLGILGNTDVMDAPFSVSTYTSALIKDQQAVTVGDVLERDSSVRSTGQTGGIVDSFFIRGFPVGEGNLGELAFDGVYGVAPNYRVFTEYAERIELVKGPGALLYGMSPNSAVGGVINVVPKRSLDEDLTRFTASYAMDSQLGGHLDVSRRFGEERRFGLRLNGSTQLGNTAIDDQSRHVDIGALSLDYQGERLRTSFDWLNQEERFDAASRPFLIASGVDIPSAANGRINVSQAWGWSRTRDKSALLSGEYDVSDALTVFAHAGGGQSDVARMSDQTPNLINAAGDTSSIPGYYKFEVERYTLDAGARLRFDTGPVSHRTALQVSRYRDVLSRGIISGAPILSNIYHPVDRPKPYIPKPDTPKVSESELTGVALVDTLSVLDDRVQLTVGVRRQNIKSDNYNATGMVTTSYDDGRTTPLYGVVIKPWDHVSFYYNYIEGLSKGDIAPSTASNAGEIFAPYVSRQHELGVKADYGNFTSTLSLFQITKPSGELASGVFAVQGEQRNRGLELNVFGEVAPGTRLLGGVTLLDAQLSKTSVAGNRGNKPVGVPQVQANLWAERDTSWLEGLTLTAGAIHTGSQYVNQANTQKLDDWTRFDVGARYTTLIDERPTTFRATVQNVFDQAYWSGVASYGAFSQGSPRTLLLSATVDF; the protein is encoded by the coding sequence ATGCCTGCTGCACGCCTCCTGCGCCCGGATCGTCAGTTCAAACCAGTGATTCGCAGTACGTTGCTCAGCCTTGTCCTGATCGGTGTCGTTTGCCCGTTTGCCTTGGCCGTCGTGCCTGTCCAACTGGACTCTGTCGCGGTCCGTGCCTACGACATTCCCTCCGGGCCGCTGGGCGCCACCCTTTCCAGCGTTGCCGTCGAGGCCGGTATTGCGCTGTCGTTTGAGCCTTCCCTGACCGAAGGCCTGACCAGCCCTGCACTGATCGGCCATTTCACCGCGCAAGACGCCGTCACTCGCTTGCTGGACGGCAGTGGCCTGGACATGGTGTTGCACAGCGATGGCAGCTACACGCTGGTGCAGCGCCGGGTGACGCTGGATGAGACGGCAGTCATCGGTACCGACCAACGCGCCGATGCTCTGCCGCAGGTGTATGTCGGTGGCCAGGTGGCCAGCGGCAGCCGTCTGGGCATTCTCGGCAATACCGACGTGATGGATGCTCCGTTCAGCGTCAGCACCTACACCTCGGCGCTGATCAAGGATCAACAGGCCGTCACCGTCGGCGATGTACTGGAGCGCGACTCCTCCGTACGTTCCACGGGGCAGACCGGGGGCATCGTCGACTCGTTTTTCATCCGTGGTTTTCCCGTCGGTGAAGGCAACCTCGGTGAATTGGCGTTCGACGGCGTCTACGGTGTCGCGCCCAACTACCGGGTATTCACCGAGTACGCCGAGCGTATCGAACTGGTCAAAGGCCCCGGTGCCCTGCTCTATGGCATGTCGCCCAACAGCGCAGTCGGCGGCGTCATCAACGTGGTGCCCAAGCGCTCCCTCGATGAAGACCTGACCCGTTTCACCGCCAGCTACGCCATGGACTCGCAGCTTGGCGGGCACCTCGACGTGAGTCGACGCTTCGGTGAAGAACGTCGCTTCGGCCTGCGCCTCAATGGCAGCACCCAACTGGGCAACACCGCGATCGACGATCAATCGCGGCATGTCGATATCGGTGCCCTGTCCCTTGACTATCAAGGCGAACGCCTGCGTACCAGCTTCGACTGGCTCAATCAGGAAGAACGTTTTGACGCTGCTTCGCGCCCCTTCCTGATCGCCTCGGGCGTGGACATTCCCTCGGCGGCCAATGGCCGTATCAATGTGAGCCAGGCATGGGGCTGGTCGCGAACCCGGGACAAATCCGCCCTGCTCAGTGGCGAATACGACGTGAGCGACGCACTGACTGTTTTCGCCCACGCCGGCGGCGGCCAGTCGGATGTCGCGCGGATGTCCGACCAGACGCCGAACCTCATTAATGCCGCCGGCGATACGTCGTCGATTCCCGGCTATTACAAGTTCGAAGTCGAGCGATACACCCTCGACGCCGGTGCACGCCTGCGTTTCGACACCGGGCCGGTCAGTCATCGCACCGCCCTGCAAGTCAGCCGTTATCGCGATGTGCTGTCGCGCGGGATCATTTCCGGCGCGCCGATCCTGTCGAACATCTATCACCCGGTGGATCGGCCAAAGCCGTACATCCCCAAGCCGGACACGCCGAAAGTATCCGAAAGCGAACTGACCGGCGTGGCGCTGGTGGACACACTGTCGGTGCTCGATGACCGGGTGCAGCTAACCGTCGGCGTACGCCGGCAGAACATCAAATCCGACAACTACAACGCCACCGGAATGGTCACCACGTCCTACGATGATGGCCGGACCACGCCGCTGTACGGCGTGGTCATCAAGCCCTGGGATCACGTTTCGTTTTACTACAACTACATCGAAGGCCTGAGCAAGGGCGACATTGCACCGTCCACCGCCTCGAACGCCGGCGAGATCTTTGCCCCTTACGTTTCCCGTCAGCACGAACTCGGCGTCAAGGCCGACTACGGCAACTTCACCTCCACCCTTTCCCTGTTCCAAATCACCAAACCCAGCGGGGAACTGGCCTCCGGGGTGTTTGCGGTACAGGGCGAACAGCGCAATCGCGGCCTGGAGCTGAATGTGTTCGGCGAAGTCGCCCCAGGCACGCGACTGCTCGGTGGCGTGACCCTGCTCGATGCGCAACTGAGCAAAACCTCGGTGGCTGGCAACCGTGGCAATAAACCGGTTGGCGTACCCCAAGTGCAAGCCAACCTGTGGGCCGAACGGGATACCTCGTGGCTGGAGGGACTGACGCTGACCGCTGGCGCGATCCATACCGGTAGCCAGTACGTCAACCAGGCCAACACCCAGAAACTGGATGACTGGACCCGCTTCGACGTCGGCGCGCGCTACACCACGCTCATCGATGAGCGACCGACCACGTTTCGCGCCACCGTGCAGAACGTGTTCGACCAGGCGTACTGGTCGGGCGTGGCCTCCTACGGCGCGTTTTCCCAAGGTTCACCGCGCACTTTATTACTGTCGGCAACTGTCGATTTCTGA